The Bradyrhizobium guangxiense genomic sequence ACCGCGGCTGAAGAATCTCGACGGCCTCGTCGTGACCATCCCGCACAAATTCGCCTGCTATCAGGCCTGCACCAGTGCGACGGAGCGCGCCCATTTCCTGCGGAGCGTCAACCTGATGCGCCGGCGCGCCGATGGCGCATGGCATGGCGATATGGTCGACGGCCTTGGCTTCGTTGGTGCCGCGCGGGCGAAAGGCATCGCCCCCGCCGGTCGGAGGGCGCTGCTCGTCGGCGCTGGCGGCGCGGGCTCGGCCATCGCGCTTGCGCTGGTCGAGACCGGCGTGAGCGAGCTCGCCATTCACGACAGCGCGACCGAGCGCCGCGACGTGCTGATCGGGCAACTCAACGGCCTCGGCAAGGCTCCGGTGCGGGCCGGCACCATGGACCCCACCGGCTTCGAATTTGTCGCCAATGCGACACCGGCGGGGATGAAACAAGGCGATCCGCTGCCGGTCGATGTCGCTCGGCTCGCGTCCTCGGCTTATTGCGGCTGCGTCATCACCAAGCCCGAAATCTCGCCCTTTATCGCGGCGGCCCGCAAGGCCGGCTGCGTGACGGGAACGGGCACGGACATGTACGAGCAGCACCAGGGCATCATGGTGGACTTCCTGCTCGGCCGCGACGAAGGACGGTGATCCGCTCCGGTGTCAAGGCGCCCGTTACGTCGCGCGGGGCTTGAGCGATCAAAGCCGACGTAGGATCATGCGCTTGCGCGAGCCGGTCGCGTAGTTGAGGAGAGAGGAACGAGGAATGACCAAGGGCAGGACCGTTGCGACGGCCATGATCGGCGCCACAGCGCTGCTTCTCTCTTTGGCGCCCTCGGCCGAGGCGGCGCAATGCGGCAGCTCGCCGGCGGGGTTCGAGGCCTGGAAGCGCGAGTTCAGCGCGGAGGCGCAGGGCAAGGGCATCGGCCAGACCGCGCTCGCGGCCTTGATGCAGACCAATTACGCCAGTGCTACCATTGCGGCCGACCGCGGCCAGCGCAGCTTCTCGCTGACGCTCGACCAGTTCCTTGCCAAGCGCGGTGCCACCACCATCGTCGCCAAGGGGCGACAGCTCAAGCAGTCGCAAGCAGCCTTGTTCGCCTCCATCCAGCAGCGCTATGGCGTTCCGCCCGGACCTCTGATTGCCATCTGGGGCATGGAGACGGGTTTCGGCAGCCAGCGCGGCAACCAGAACATGCTGTCGTCGATCGCAACCCTTGCCTATGACTGCCGCCGTCCCGAATTCTTCACCGATCAGCTCTATGCCGCCCTGAAGCTGATCGACCGCGGCACGCTATCGGGGGCGACTCGCGGCTCCATGCATGGTGAGGTCGGCCAGACCCAGTTCATGCCCAAGAACATCCTGGCCTACGGCACTGGCAATCTCGAGGTTGCGGCCAATGCACTGAACTCGACGGCGAATTTCCTCAAGGCCCATGGCTGGCGTGCGGGAGCCGGATACCAGCCGGGTGAGCCGAATTTCGCTGCGATCGAAGCCTGGAATGCCGCCGGCGTCTATCAAAAGGCGATCGCGTTGATGGGCCGGCAGATCGACGAGGGCGGAGGCGCGGCGGCCTCGCGCTGAGCTGCTGCTCAGCGATGTGTGATGCGCCGGCGCGAGAAAGTTGTTGCCATCTGGAACAGACGGCACGAGGTTTGCTTTGATCAAGTTCAGGGCTGGGCATGAGGAGACTCAACATGGCTACCCAGATCGTGATGGACCAGACGGGCGATACGCGCCACGAGTTTGATCCCGGCAATGCCGAAGCGCTCGCGCGGGCCGAGCGACGCTTTCGGGAGCTGACCGGGGCCGGCTTCACCGCTGCCCTTCGCAGCGGACCTGGCGAAGTCACCCGTATCAGATCGTTCGACCCGACCGCGCAGGAAACGCTGTTCTATCCCCGCCTGGTCGGCGGTTGATCTGAGCTGCACATGATCGCGGCAGTTTGGCTCCGCGCGCCCGCGCGTGCGCGTCTGCATGCGCTGCGTGAACTCTATCGGCGGTTCTTCGGCGAGAACACGCCGGATGCCCGTGGCCGCCGGCTGCTGGCCGAATGGTTGTCACCGGCGCAGCTCGCGCAGTTCGAGCAGCACCGGTATTTCGACGTGGTCGGCGGTGATACCGGCAAGACCTACCGCATTCATTACGGCACCGCCGCCAATGTCCACGAGATCGACGAAGCCGGGCACGCCACCATGGGCTGGTGCTTCGTCCCGTCCGGCTTTCTGGTGCCGGGCGACGTGATGCTGGCGCAGAAGATCGCGCTCGAGACGGACGAGAAGGGGGCGCTGGCGCTTGCCAACCGCTTTCCGCCGGCAACACATTCGGAGCATTTCTATCGCCGGCCGTTCTAGCAACGAGAGGCCGCAGACGCGCGCTCGATGTGCACGGCTGCCTCAGGGAGGGGTGCGGCAGGGCGGCGATGATGCCTGTTAGAAGTGCGTGGTGCGATAGGCATCCACAGCGTGCGCCGCGAAGACGCCGATGCTGCAAAGGGCCAGCAGACCCGAGATCAGCTCGATCATGTCTCGTCCTTCCCTAGCGGCTGGGCGACGAGGTTCTGACAGCAGGAATATTCGTAGATTAGGTCGAGGAGGAATTGCATGGTGGCCGTCCC encodes the following:
- a CDS encoding shikimate dehydrogenase family protein codes for the protein MVPAPTGATRLYAIVGDPIAQVRSPAGVTAAFAASGHDGILVPVRISVADLPDFLSLAPRLKNLDGLVVTIPHKFACYQACTSATERAHFLRSVNLMRRRADGAWHGDMVDGLGFVGAARAKGIAPAGRRALLVGAGGAGSAIALALVETGVSELAIHDSATERRDVLIGQLNGLGKAPVRAGTMDPTGFEFVANATPAGMKQGDPLPVDVARLASSAYCGCVITKPEISPFIAAARKAGCVTGTGTDMYEQHQGIMVDFLLGRDEGR
- a CDS encoding lytic murein transglycosylase; amino-acid sequence: MTKGRTVATAMIGATALLLSLAPSAEAAQCGSSPAGFEAWKREFSAEAQGKGIGQTALAALMQTNYASATIAADRGQRSFSLTLDQFLAKRGATTIVAKGRQLKQSQAALFASIQQRYGVPPGPLIAIWGMETGFGSQRGNQNMLSSIATLAYDCRRPEFFTDQLYAALKLIDRGTLSGATRGSMHGEVGQTQFMPKNILAYGTGNLEVAANALNSTANFLKAHGWRAGAGYQPGEPNFAAIEAWNAAGVYQKAIALMGRQIDEGGGAAASR